One region of Qipengyuania gaetbuli genomic DNA includes:
- the dnaJ gene encoding molecular chaperone DnaJ: MSATDIDYYEQLGVSRDADGATIKSAYRKLAMKYHPDRNQGCKENEAKFKAVSEAYDCLKDPQKRAAYDRFGHAAFTQGMNGGGGGHPGADFGDIGDIFETIFGSAFGGGGRAQARRGADLRYDMEVTLEEAFHGKSSEIEIEVSQTCDTCQGSGATPGTQKRTCNLCAGQGKVRAKQGFFVVERPCPNCHGAGEIITSPCRDCRGEGQVDRPQKLQIDIPPGVDTGTRIRLSGKGEAGPRGAAPGDLYIFVHVKQHPIFVREGTTLATRVPISFTKAALGGSIEIPGLDGEELTLEIPAGIQSGKQLRQRGAGMPVLQGRGRGDMVVEIAVETPTKLTKEQRALLEQFRELETGDECPESRSFFDKLKDAFGG, translated from the coding sequence ATGTCAGCGACCGATATCGACTATTACGAGCAGCTCGGGGTGAGCCGCGATGCCGACGGGGCGACGATCAAGTCCGCCTATCGCAAGCTCGCGATGAAATACCATCCCGACCGTAACCAAGGCTGCAAGGAGAACGAGGCCAAATTCAAGGCCGTCTCCGAGGCCTATGACTGCCTGAAGGACCCGCAGAAGCGCGCGGCCTACGACCGCTTCGGCCATGCCGCCTTCACGCAAGGCATGAACGGCGGTGGCGGCGGCCATCCGGGGGCCGATTTCGGCGACATCGGCGATATCTTCGAGACCATTTTCGGCAGCGCCTTCGGTGGCGGTGGTCGTGCCCAGGCACGCCGCGGCGCCGACCTGCGCTACGACATGGAAGTTACGCTGGAAGAAGCCTTCCACGGCAAGTCTTCCGAAATCGAGATCGAAGTCAGCCAGACCTGCGACACCTGCCAGGGTTCGGGCGCTACGCCGGGAACGCAGAAGCGCACCTGCAATCTGTGCGCCGGGCAAGGCAAGGTCCGCGCAAAGCAGGGCTTCTTTGTCGTCGAACGGCCCTGTCCGAACTGTCACGGTGCCGGCGAGATCATCACCAGCCCCTGCCGCGATTGCCGCGGGGAAGGGCAGGTCGACCGCCCGCAGAAACTGCAGATCGACATTCCGCCCGGCGTCGATACCGGCACGCGTATCCGTCTGTCAGGCAAGGGCGAAGCCGGTCCGCGCGGTGCGGCACCCGGCGACCTCTACATCTTCGTCCATGTGAAGCAGCACCCGATCTTCGTGCGCGAGGGCACCACGCTGGCGACCCGCGTGCCGATCAGCTTCACCAAGGCAGCCCTTGGCGGTTCGATCGAGATCCCCGGCCTCGACGGCGAGGAACTCACGCTGGAAATCCCGGCGGGCATCCAGTCGGGCAAGCAACTGCGCCAGCGCGGTGCAGGCATGCCGGTCCTCCAGGGACGCGGGCGCGGCGACATGGTCGTGGAGATCGCGGTAGAGACGCCGACGAAGCTGACCAAGGAACAGCGCGCGCTGCTCGAACAGTTCCGCGAACTGGAAACCGGCGACGAATGCCCCGAAAGCCGCAGCTTCTTCGACAAGCTCAAGGACGCTTTCGGCGGTTGA